In Brienomyrus brachyistius isolate T26 chromosome 3, BBRACH_0.4, whole genome shotgun sequence, the following proteins share a genomic window:
- the ppp2r5d gene encoding serine/threonine-protein phosphatase 2A 56 kDa regulatory subunit delta isoform yields the protein MPNKTKKEKEPAKSARSSAKNSTVSAGKDEHPDEAQQQQMASKRPSNSTPPPTQLNKIKYSGGPQIVKKERRQSSSRFNLSRNRELQKLPALKDAPPIDREELFVQKLRQCCVLFDFVTDPLSDLKYKEVKRAGLNEMVEYITHNRDVVTECIYPEAVIMFSVNLFRTLPPSSNPTGAEFDPEEDEPTLEAAWPHLQLVYEFFLRFLESPDFQPNIAKKYIDQKFVLSLLELFDSEDPRERDFLKTILHRIYGKFLGLRAYIRRQINNIFYRFIYETEHHNGIAELLEILGSIINGFALPLKEEHKMFLIRVLLPLHKVKSLSVYHPQLAYCVVQFLEKDSSLTEPVIMGLLKFWPKTHSPKEVMFLNELEEILDVIEPSEFIKVMEPLFRQLAKCVSSPHFQVAERALYYWNNEYIMSLISDNAVKILPIMFPALYKNSKSHWNKTIHGLIYNALKLFMEMNQKLFDECTQQYKAEKQKEKYKLKEREEMWHRIEELARQNPQLSKLNPSLRPGIHSQDEYMMYSESPGGLAFYSMETETPTAEDIQLLKKTVESEATQSMKELKKDKVLMRRKSELPQDVYTIKALEAHKRAEEYLTANQEAL from the exons GCCCAACAGCAGCAGATGGCCAGCAAGAGGCCCAGCAACAgcacccccccgcccacccagcTCAACAAGATCAAGTACTCGGGGGGTCCACAGATCGTGAAGAAGGAGCGCCGCCAGAGTTCATCCCGCTTCAATCTGAGCAGGAACCGCGAGCTGCAGAAACTGCCGGCCTTGAAAG ATGCCCCACCCATCGACAGGGAGGAGCTGTTTGTGCAGAAGCTTCGGCAGTGCTGTGTGCTGTTCGACTTCGTCACTGACCCGCTCAGCGACCTCAAGTACAAGGAGGTGAAGCGGGCCGGCCTCAATGAGATGGTGGAGTACATCACACACAACCGTGACGTGGTCACCGAATGCATCTACCCAGAGGCCGTCATCATG TTCTCAGTGAACCTCTTCAGGACCCTGCCCCCATCCTCAAACCCCACAGGGGCAGAGTTTGACCCGGAGGAGGATGAACCCACGCTGGAGGCAGCCTGGCCCCACCTGCAG CTGGTGTACGAGTTCTTCCTGCGCTTCCTGGAGTCTCCAGATTTCCAGCCCAACATTGCCAAAAAATACATCGACCAAAAGTTTGTACTGTCT CTCCTAGAGCTCTTTGACAGCGAGGACCCCAGGGAGCGGGACTTCCTCAAGACCATCCTGCACAGGATCTACGGAAAGTTCCTGGGCCTCAGGGCTTATATACGGCGGCAGATCAACAACATATTCTACAG GTTTATATATGAGACGGAGCATCATAACGGgattgcagagctgctggaaatCCTCGGGAG CATTATCAACGGTTTCGCTTTGCCATTAAAAGAGGAGCATAAGATGTTCCTGATCAGAGTCCTTCTGCCTCTGCACAAAGTGAAGTCGCTCAGCGTGTATCATCCACAG ctggctTACTGTGTGGTGCAGTTCTTGGAGAAAGACAGCAGTCTGACGGAACCG GTGATCATGGGTCTGCTCAAGTTCTGGCCCAAGACCCACAGCCCCAAAGAAGTGATGTTCTTGAATGAGCTGGAGGAGATCCTGGACGTCATTGAGCCCTCCGAGTTCATTAAGGTCATGGAACCTCTCTTCCGCCAGCTAGCCAAGTGTGTGTCCAGCCCCCACTTTCAG GTGGCGGAGAGAGCCCTTTattactggaacaatgagtacATCATGAGCCTCATAAGTGACAACGCAGTGAAGATTCTGCCAATAATGTTTCCAGCACTGTACAAGAACTCCAAGAGCCACTGGAACAA GACGATACATGGATTGATCTACAATGCCCTGAAGCTCTTCATGGAGATGAACCAGAAGCTGTTTGACGAGTGCACACAGCAGTACAAGGCAGAGAAGCAGAA GGAGAAGTACAAGCTGAAGGAACGAGAGGAGATGTGGCATAGGATCGAGGAACTGGCCAGGCAGAACCcccag CTTTCAAAGCTGAACCCTTCCCTGCGACCTGGGATCCACTCCCAAGACGAG TACATGATGTACAGCGAGAGCCCTGGAGGCCTGGCTTTCTACTCCATGGAGACGGAGACACCCACCGCTGAGGACATCCAGCTTCTCAAGAAGACTGTGGAGAGCGAGGCCACGCAG AGCATGAAGGAGCTGAAGAAGGATAAGGTGCTGATGCGGCGGAAGTCGGAGCTGCCACAGGACGTCTACACCATAAAGGCGCTGGAGGCCCACAAACGGGCTGAGGAGTACCTGACCGCCAATCAGGAAGCTCTCTGA
- the mea1 gene encoding male-enhanced antigen 1 isoform X1, whose protein sequence is MEVQRAGKMGPERVLPNSEEELGHERLSDGADSEIGGEWSGEEPEEDEGGAGEDEDGGGYYYQPLNQDPDGLSSSAQMDLPEELGTHAEQLQDVQERIEAMGLFLPQPPVPDSDEEEDPEGAAARHSRSSIPMDADHVELVKRTMAAVNLPILAIPTWAQEISDDQWKDMVQRTLQSRQSSASLRLERK, encoded by the exons ATGGAAGTGCAGAGAGCCGGAAAGATGGGTCCTGAAAGAGTCTTACCGAACTCCGAAGAAGAGCTGGGCCATGAAAGGCTATCGGACGGGGCAGACTCAGAGATCGGCGGAGAATGGAGCGGCGAGGAGCCCGAGGAAGACGAAGGCGGTGCGGGAGAAGATGAGGACGGGGGTGGTTACTACTATCAGCCCCTGAATCAAGATCCAGATGGTTTGTCGAGTTCGGCTCAGATGGATTTGCCCGAGGAGCTCGGCACACACGCTGAACAGCTGCAGGACGTCCAAGAAAGAATCGAG GCTATGGGTCTCTTCCTACCACAGCCCCCAGTGCCAGACAGCGACGAGGAGGAAGATCCAGAAGGTGCAGCTGCAAGGCACAGCCGAAGTTCCATTCCCATGGATGCAG ATCATGTAGAGTTGGTGAAGAGGACCATGGCAGCAGTGAATCTGCCAATTCTGGCCATCCCTACTTGGGCTCAGGAGATCTCTGATGACCAATGGAAGGACATGGTCCAGCGGACCCTCCAGTCCAGGCAGAGTTCAGCCAGCCTGAGGCTGGAACGCAAGTGA
- the mea1 gene encoding male-enhanced antigen 1 isoform X2, protein MEVQRAGKMGPERVLPNSEEELGHERLSDGADSEIGGEWSGEEPEEDEGGAGEDEDGGGYYYQPLNQDPDGLSSSAQMDLPEELGTHAEQLQDVQERIEPPVPDSDEEEDPEGAAARHSRSSIPMDADHVELVKRTMAAVNLPILAIPTWAQEISDDQWKDMVQRTLQSRQSSASLRLERK, encoded by the exons ATGGAAGTGCAGAGAGCCGGAAAGATGGGTCCTGAAAGAGTCTTACCGAACTCCGAAGAAGAGCTGGGCCATGAAAGGCTATCGGACGGGGCAGACTCAGAGATCGGCGGAGAATGGAGCGGCGAGGAGCCCGAGGAAGACGAAGGCGGTGCGGGAGAAGATGAGGACGGGGGTGGTTACTACTATCAGCCCCTGAATCAAGATCCAGATGGTTTGTCGAGTTCGGCTCAGATGGATTTGCCCGAGGAGCTCGGCACACACGCTGAACAGCTGCAGGACGTCCAAGAAAGAATCGAG CCCCCAGTGCCAGACAGCGACGAGGAGGAAGATCCAGAAGGTGCAGCTGCAAGGCACAGCCGAAGTTCCATTCCCATGGATGCAG ATCATGTAGAGTTGGTGAAGAGGACCATGGCAGCAGTGAATCTGCCAATTCTGGCCATCCCTACTTGGGCTCAGGAGATCTCTGATGACCAATGGAAGGACATGGTCCAGCGGACCCTCCAGTCCAGGCAGAGTTCAGCCAGCCTGAGGCTGGAACGCAAGTGA
- the dnph1 gene encoding 2'-deoxynucleoside 5'-phosphate N-hydrolase 1, whose amino-acid sequence MRIYFCGSIRGGRQDIDIYQRIVHKLQSYGQVLTEHVSRSDISEMGENAGVQGDKAIHDRDVQWLTTSEVVVAEVTQPSLGVGYELGRAVAMNKRILCLFRPSCGRVLSAMIRGADDGSPNSCFQVRDYQEDQVERVLDDFFSDSFSKT is encoded by the exons ATGCGCATATATTTCTGTGGAAGCATCCGAGGAGGAAGACAGGATATAGATATATATCAGAGAATAGTGCACAAATTACAGAGCTATGGGCAAGTGTTGACGGAACATGTCAGTCGAAGTGATATTTCCGAAATGG GCGAAAATGCTGGTGTGCAAGGAGACAAAGCAATCCACGATAGAGATGTCCAGTGGCTCACGACGTCCGAGG TTGTCGTTGCTGAGGTGACGCAGCCCTCGCTTGGAGTTGGGTATGAGCTTGGCCGAGCTGTTGCCATGAACAAGAGGATACTATGTCTCTTCCGTCCATCCTGTGGGCGAG TGCTCTCTGCAATGATCCGTGGAGCTGATGATGGGTCTCCAAATTCATGCTTCCAAGTGCGGGACTACCAGGAGGACCAAGTGGAGAGAGTCCTGGATGATTTCTTCAGTGACTCCTTCTCCAAgacctga
- the dlk2 gene encoding protein delta homolog 2, whose translation MDANFSLNLLLCLLCLPIQLCTGQEADCPCNLSHGRCDESGVCRCDPGWEGPQCEDCVRKPGCLHGSCHQPWQCTCDSGWAGRFCDKDIYVCTNEKPCQNGGTCFTDDMGEYACFCPEGFWGRNCELKMGPCEKTRSPCKNGGLCEDDRGYASQLACRCLAGFSGPRCELDVDDCVLQPCANGATCLDGVNRFSCLCPPGYTGRFCTVNVDDCASRPCANRGRCLDRVATFHCHCPPGFAGKTCEIPLHNLNAEANTPSWTSRGWAGTEGGVTSPRPHLTAASNASNWATAGGGERLLKISVKEVVTQRGVALTEVQLITLLVLGGMTVAVVGMTVVLVLRGHWRDRSARYSPPPGRLMPTERECNISFLHSPTPRLEKKQLNTDVI comes from the exons AGGCAGACTGTCCCTGCAACCTGAGCCACGGACGGTGTGATGAAAGCGGCGTGTGCAG ATGCGATCCGGGCTGGGAGGGACCACAGTGTGAGGACTGCGTGCGCAAGCCAGGCTGCCTCCACGGCTCCTGCCACCAGCCCTGGCAGTGCACATGTGACAGTGGCTGGGCTGGACGTTTCTGCGACAAAG ATATCTATGTGTGCACTAATGAGAAGCCCTGTCAGAATGGAGGCACATGTTTCACCGATGACATGGGGGAGTATGCCTGCTTCTGTCCTGAGGGCTTTTGGGGCAGGAACTGTGAGCTGAAGATGGGCCCATGTGAGAAGACCAG GTCTCCCTGTAAGAACGGCGGCTTGTGCGAAGATGACCGAGGATATGCCTCCCAACTCGCGTGCCGTTGCCTAGCAGGCTTCTCGGGGCCCCGCTGTGAGTTGGATGTGGACGACTGTGTACTGCAGCCCTGTGCCAATGGTGCCACCTGCCTGGATGGCGTGAACCGATTCTCGTGCCTGTGCCCCCCCGGTTACACCGGTCGTTTTTGCACCGTCAATGTGGACGACTGCGCCAGCCGGCCCTGTGCCAACAGGGGTCGCTGCCTGGACCGAGTTGCCACTTTCCACTGTCACTGCCCCCCAGGTTTTGCAGGCAAGACTTGCGAGATACCCCTGCATAATCTCAATGCTGAGGCCAACACACCCAGCTGGACCTCCCGCGGGTGGGCCGGGACTGAGGGTGGGGTGACCTCACCCAGGCCCCACCTCACCGCCGCCAGCAACGCCTCCAACTGGGCCACGGCTGGCGGTGGCGAGCGACTGCTGAAGATTTCGGTGAAGGAAGTGGTGACCCAAAGGGGTGTGGCTCTCACAGAGGTGCAGCTCATCACCTTGCTGGTGCTGGGGGGCATGACTGTGGCAGTGGTGGGCATGACGGTCGTCCTGGTGCTCAGGGGCCACTGGAGGGACCGCTCGGCCCGCTACAGCCCGCCCCCTGGCCGCCTTATGCCCACAGAGCGGGAGTGTAACATCAGCTTCCTGCACAGCCCAacgccacggctggagaagaaACAGCTAAACACAGACGTGATTTAG